A DNA window from Natrinema amylolyticum contains the following coding sequences:
- a CDS encoding DUF7437 domain-containing protein, whose product MDFEQTDMTDMDRIRPDGGIDVLDPPPTDIMDEETLDPAALAQNAPKLETVVQLLNQPALARVYVYVCYWGPVSPPEIMDGLELSKSTTYEYVDQLVDLGLVDRDDSTRPQQLTADPIIIVEQYVPIVITPTVLHALALQEVDEDVEYFMDRYGAGKLVAALRGAGLHFAGKTTQRMVATDIDVRETEAMMIIYALEPALTVGRTHDPFFEHLFPDVHDQMDLPSLDEADGAPTESDSPE is encoded by the coding sequence ATGGACTTCGAACAAACGGATATGACCGATATGGATCGCATTCGTCCCGACGGTGGAATTGACGTGTTAGATCCCCCACCGACAGACATCATGGATGAAGAGACGCTCGACCCGGCAGCGCTTGCCCAGAACGCACCGAAGCTCGAGACGGTCGTGCAGCTGCTCAACCAGCCAGCGCTCGCCCGTGTGTACGTCTACGTCTGCTATTGGGGGCCCGTTTCGCCACCGGAGATTATGGACGGCCTCGAGCTATCGAAATCGACGACCTACGAGTACGTCGACCAACTCGTCGACCTCGGGCTCGTTGATCGAGATGACTCGACACGTCCTCAGCAGCTGACGGCCGATCCGATCATCATCGTCGAGCAGTACGTCCCCATCGTCATCACGCCGACGGTCCTGCACGCACTTGCACTCCAGGAAGTTGACGAGGACGTCGAGTATTTCATGGACCGCTACGGTGCTGGCAAACTCGTCGCTGCGCTGCGAGGTGCTGGGCTGCACTTTGCTGGGAAGACGACCCAGCGGATGGTCGCGACCGATATTGACGTTCGCGAAACCGAAGCGATGATGATCATCTACGCGCTCGAGCCAGCGCTGACTGTTGGCCGAACGCATGATCCGTTCTTCGAGCATCTATTTCCGGACGTCCATGATCAGATGGATCTTCCTTCCCTTGATGAGGCAGATGGAGCCCCGACAGAGTCGGATTCCCCCGAATGA
- a CDS encoding TATA-box-binding protein, which produces MTGPKESISIENVVASTGIGQELDLQSLAMDLEGADYDPEQFPGLVYRTQNPKSAALIFRSGKIVCTGANSTEAVHESLNIVFDELRDLQIPVEEDPEIIVQNIVSSADLGRNLNLNAIAIGLGLENIEYEPEQFPGLVYRLDEPEVVALLFGSGKLVITGGKKVDDAKQAIDVIVNRLEELGLLE; this is translated from the coding sequence ATGACTGGCCCGAAGGAATCTATTAGCATCGAAAACGTGGTGGCATCGACCGGTATCGGACAGGAACTCGATCTCCAAAGTCTCGCAATGGACCTCGAGGGGGCCGACTATGACCCCGAACAGTTCCCCGGTCTCGTCTACCGAACCCAGAATCCCAAGTCCGCCGCACTGATCTTCCGTTCCGGGAAGATCGTCTGTACTGGTGCGAACAGCACTGAAGCCGTCCACGAGAGCCTAAATATTGTCTTCGATGAACTTCGTGACCTCCAGATTCCAGTTGAGGAGGATCCAGAGATCATCGTTCAGAATATCGTCAGTAGCGCTGACCTCGGCCGTAATCTCAACCTGAACGCAATTGCGATTGGTCTCGGACTCGAGAATATCGAATACGAACCAGAGCAGTTCCCCGGACTCGTGTATCGACTCGATGAACCTGAAGTCGTCGCCCTCCTCTTTGGCTCCGGGAAACTCGTTATCACTGGCGGAAAGAAGGTGGATGACGCTAAGCAGGCCATTGATGTGATCGTCAACCGCCTCGAAGAACTCGGTCTGCTTGAGTGA
- a CDS encoding RNA-guided endonuclease InsQ/TnpB family protein, which translates to MDVRRTVLVALDVDSDDAALLEDTVDTFLWSAQYVVDHAFQGEYVTTSKTTLDDETYDDVRKQTDGFNGGLVQAARNKAAEACKSIVARWKNGKKASKPTFTSPHVVYDKRTATFYDDYLTLATTDGRIEVDYVLPDEESNTPHSEYLFSDAYETTGAELHYRDGDWVLHIHCKKDVESDTSEKATTENGTVLGVDLGVNTLAVTSTGAFWTGDEFDHWRCEYEKRRGSLQQCGTRWAHENIQSVGRKEEGRFTLTLHRISNELVAEARENSCSVIAFEDLTDIRERTGASWGHKWAFDRLYDYVEYKAEEHGIDVEQVDPENTSRCCSHCGFTHPDNRDGEEFECLKCGYENHADYNAAKNIGLRYLRRDQTGGDGGVPLGVRLNSGMLNVNGGYSPALTAARTGVHAESHRFSGG; encoded by the coding sequence ATGGATGTGCGGCGTACCGTCCTCGTTGCGCTCGACGTGGACAGCGACGACGCCGCACTCCTCGAGGACACTGTCGACACGTTTCTCTGGTCGGCACAGTACGTCGTCGACCACGCCTTCCAAGGCGAATACGTCACCACCAGCAAGACGACGCTGGACGATGAAACCTATGACGACGTGCGTAAGCAGACGGACGGTTTCAACGGTGGACTGGTGCAAGCCGCTCGGAACAAGGCCGCCGAAGCCTGCAAGAGCATCGTCGCACGCTGGAAGAACGGGAAGAAAGCCAGCAAACCCACGTTCACCAGCCCACACGTCGTCTACGACAAGCGCACCGCAACGTTCTACGACGACTATCTGACCCTCGCCACGACAGACGGTCGCATCGAAGTTGACTACGTACTGCCCGACGAGGAGAGTAATACACCGCACTCGGAGTACTTGTTTTCAGACGCGTACGAAACGACTGGTGCGGAACTGCACTACCGAGACGGCGATTGGGTACTTCATATCCACTGCAAGAAGGACGTGGAGTCTGATACGTCGGAGAAGGCGACCACCGAGAACGGAACGGTTCTCGGGGTTGACCTCGGCGTGAACACCCTCGCTGTCACCAGTACGGGCGCGTTCTGGACGGGCGACGAGTTTGACCACTGGCGATGCGAGTACGAAAAACGCCGTGGGTCGCTTCAACAGTGCGGGACGCGCTGGGCTCACGAGAACATCCAGTCCGTCGGGCGGAAAGAGGAAGGTCGGTTCACGTTGACGCTCCACCGCATTAGCAACGAACTCGTCGCGGAAGCTCGTGAGAACAGCTGTTCAGTCATCGCATTTGAGGATTTGACCGACATTCGTGAGCGAACTGGTGCGTCGTGGGGGCACAAGTGGGCGTTCGACCGCCTGTACGACTACGTGGAGTACAAAGCCGAGGAACACGGCATCGATGTAGAGCAGGTTGACCCTGAGAACACATCGAGATGTTGCTCACACTGTGGGTTCACGCACCCTGATAACCGCGATGGCGAGGAGTTCGAGTGCCTGAAGTGCGGGTATGAGAACCACGCTGACTACAACGCTGCGAAGAACATCGGATTGCGGTATCTCCGTCGCGACCAAACTGGGGGCGATGGAGGCGTACCCTTGGGCGTGCGCTTGAACAGCGGGATGTTAAACGTGAACGGAGGCTATTCTCCTGCCTTAACTGCGGCCAGAACGGGAGTCCACGCTGAATCCCACCGCTTTAGCGGTGGGTAG
- a CDS encoding MarR family transcriptional regulator: protein MVERVSWMAPVDYEIMLFFDAHPILVSPKVLAVNIEYDRQYVSRRCSALSDAGLLESVDTGLYQLTDTGTAYLEGELDVSELETNE, encoded by the coding sequence ATGGTTGAGCGGGTATCCTGGATGGCACCTGTTGACTACGAGATTATGCTCTTTTTCGATGCTCACCCAATCTTAGTTTCTCCAAAAGTACTCGCAGTGAATATCGAGTACGATCGGCAATATGTGAGCAGACGATGCAGCGCACTATCTGATGCCGGGCTTCTAGAGTCCGTCGATACTGGTCTCTATCAGCTGACGGATACAGGAACAGCGTATCTTGAGGGCGAACTCGACGTAAGCGAACTGGAGACCAACGAGTAA
- a CDS encoding RNA-guided endonuclease InsQ/TnpB family protein — protein MKRTNTFTVRPLSDNGEQLLRDLLDASAALWNEVNYLRLMRYNDKDGFKGDVWDADTGTLEGKYKDVLGASTAQQVIRKNSEAWRGFFRLKEQFHDESNTSVTEHPEPPGFRGNEVDGRQLKTVIRNTSYTVEWGDRSRLEILVGSELKDRYDHIGRLRLEIAGVPNWPDYEKQGRLDLWYDETDSTFRASQPVTVSDNARATPLAEEKAALDIGANNLIACTTTTGEQYLYEGRNLFDRFRETTREIARLQSKLEDDRYSSERIRRLYRKRTRRRDHAQEALCRDLMDRLYDKGVSMVYIGGLIDVLETHWSVETNAKTYNFWAFKKFTERLVCTAEEYGISVEVRSEAWTSQECPQCGSTDRTTRHQDTLTCPCGFEGHADLTASETFLERNTSEPVRPMARPVRFEWDDHDWSESPRSHESPKEQRTDPSTVHCDGNVASGESA, from the coding sequence ATGAAGCGTACCAACACGTTCACCGTGCGGCCACTCTCTGACAATGGAGAGCAACTGCTACGGGACCTGTTGGACGCTTCCGCCGCTCTCTGGAACGAGGTCAATTACCTGCGCCTCATGCGGTACAATGACAAAGACGGATTCAAGGGCGACGTATGGGACGCCGATACCGGCACACTCGAAGGGAAATACAAAGATGTTCTCGGTGCATCCACCGCCCAACAGGTCATTCGGAAGAACAGCGAAGCGTGGCGCGGGTTCTTCCGTCTGAAAGAGCAATTTCACGACGAATCGAATACGTCGGTTACGGAACACCCCGAACCACCGGGATTCCGTGGTAACGAGGTCGATGGACGCCAACTTAAGACTGTCATTCGCAACACCTCGTACACCGTCGAGTGGGGCGACCGCTCCCGACTTGAGATACTGGTCGGGAGCGAATTGAAAGACCGATACGACCACATCGGACGTCTTCGATTGGAAATCGCTGGCGTTCCGAATTGGCCTGACTATGAGAAACAGGGTCGGTTGGACCTGTGGTACGACGAGACTGACAGTACCTTCCGAGCTTCGCAACCCGTGACTGTTTCTGACAATGCACGGGCAACTCCACTGGCCGAGGAAAAGGCCGCTCTGGACATTGGTGCAAACAATCTCATCGCCTGTACCACCACGACCGGCGAGCAATACCTGTACGAAGGTCGGAACCTGTTCGACCGCTTCCGCGAGACGACGCGAGAAATTGCCCGGTTGCAGTCGAAACTCGAAGATGACCGATACAGTAGCGAGCGTATCCGACGGCTGTATCGCAAGCGAACTCGTCGCCGCGACCACGCCCAAGAAGCGTTGTGCCGTGACTTGATGGACCGACTGTACGATAAAGGTGTTTCGATGGTGTACATCGGTGGGTTGATCGACGTGCTGGAAACGCACTGGTCGGTCGAAACCAACGCCAAGACCTACAACTTCTGGGCGTTCAAGAAGTTCACCGAACGACTCGTCTGTACCGCCGAGGAGTACGGTATCTCGGTTGAGGTTCGGTCGGAAGCGTGGACTAGCCAAGAGTGCCCGCAGTGCGGTTCGACAGATCGAACAACACGGCATCAGGACACGCTCACCTGTCCGTGTGGATTTGAGGGGCACGCCGACCTCACGGCGTCAGAAACGTTCCTAGAGCGGAACACAAGCGAACCAGTCAGGCCGATGGCACGGCCCGTGCGGTTCGAGTGGGACGACCACGATTGGTCGGAGTCACCACGCTCTCATGAAAGTCCCAAAGAACAGCGCACAGACCCGAGTACCGTCCACTGTGATGGGAATGTTGCTTCCGGGGAATCAGCGTAG
- a CDS encoding PAS domain S-box protein translates to MDESGSSPETSLAGIREVFNSAGGAGTPLTTKEVADELDCEQKAASEKLTTLAAKGTLKRKETGADNCIWWMPADEQQTAGEIEREEEYQALVQAVKDYAIFMVDPDGYIQTWNKGAKRIKGYREEEILGEHLSEFYPDDADTEPDHLLNQAAVEGSIEDEGWRVRKDGKKFWARVTITALYDENDDLRGFVKITRDLSDRHEREEALRRERDITEQFRLLVENVEEYAIFMMDPDGYIQSWNTGAEKVKGYSEEEIVGEHFSTFYPEEAVKAGTPEENLKKAQERGYLNDEGWRVRKNGERFWANVTITPIQDDGELRGFAKVTRDMTERHEYEEQLRQEKERFQRMVEEVQDYAIFMLNPEGYIQTWNEGAERIKGYQEADVLGEHLSLFYPEDEGSASPDELLAQAAAQGRIADEGWRIRKDGSRFWASVVITALYDDDGELRGFAKITRDLTERKRREDRLTALDEMGRHLLETETPREVSETVIDAAEGDLDLPITSITLYDDESGTLQPHGQTTRAAQVQSNVPFLNPTSDFPWEVFGNDEPLVIDDLADHLDRESDEHPVTSGIITPVGKHGVFITGFESVDTPSDEEIDFVKIVAADLEAALNHVERQQLLREREATLEEQNESLTRVNRINSIIRTIDQALIDASTRGEIEQAVCTELAASGPYRVAWIGRRESASETLTSVAWAGADATYGDEYAITADDGPTENHPAGLAAQSHESQTIQDIRSDPPFEPWRKEALKRGYRSLISVPILYEESLYGVLTVQADQPETFTGMEAQVIEELGETVAHAINALESKQALVSDEIVELEFQINDLEVPILQLVDYADCAYELDNVLSHEDGSISVFFTTHGAAPAVIEEFVDQSFAVSDLRLITEDEDECVFEATITEESFVATLLDHGAVPQTITAEEGNGRVVVSLPTQADVREFIEMLQSKYGDLDLTARRTRERTARTPDEFKAAFEDRITDRQREVLQTAYFSGFFDTPRKSTGEEIGDALGVSQPTVNHHLRACQRELLAMLYDES, encoded by the coding sequence ATGGATGAGTCGGGTAGCTCCCCAGAGACGTCGCTAGCCGGCATACGAGAAGTTTTCAACAGCGCAGGGGGTGCAGGAACTCCCCTTACCACAAAGGAAGTTGCGGATGAGCTTGACTGTGAGCAAAAGGCTGCATCCGAGAAGCTCACCACATTAGCCGCGAAGGGCACGCTGAAGCGCAAAGAAACCGGGGCTGATAATTGTATCTGGTGGATGCCGGCCGATGAGCAGCAGACGGCGGGCGAGATCGAGCGCGAGGAGGAGTATCAAGCTCTCGTCCAGGCGGTGAAGGACTATGCTATTTTCATGGTTGATCCAGATGGGTACATTCAAACCTGGAACAAGGGGGCCAAACGGATCAAAGGCTACCGAGAAGAGGAGATTCTCGGTGAACACCTCTCGGAGTTCTATCCGGACGACGCAGACACCGAACCGGATCACCTACTGAATCAAGCTGCGGTCGAGGGATCGATCGAAGACGAGGGGTGGCGTGTCCGAAAGGACGGAAAGAAGTTCTGGGCCCGCGTCACCATCACCGCTCTCTACGACGAGAACGATGACCTCCGGGGATTTGTAAAGATCACGCGTGACCTGAGCGACCGCCACGAGAGGGAAGAGGCTCTCCGTCGCGAGCGGGACATTACCGAACAGTTCCGGCTGCTGGTCGAGAACGTCGAAGAGTACGCCATCTTCATGATGGACCCTGACGGGTATATCCAGAGCTGGAACACGGGCGCCGAGAAGGTCAAGGGCTATTCGGAGGAGGAAATCGTCGGCGAGCATTTCTCCACATTCTATCCTGAGGAAGCCGTCAAAGCTGGCACCCCCGAGGAAAACCTCAAAAAGGCCCAAGAGCGGGGCTACCTTAACGACGAAGGCTGGCGCGTCCGCAAAAACGGCGAGCGGTTCTGGGCGAACGTGACGATCACGCCGATTCAGGACGACGGTGAGCTCCGCGGGTTTGCGAAAGTCACGCGGGACATGACCGAGCGCCACGAATACGAGGAGCAACTGCGCCAGGAGAAAGAGCGGTTCCAGCGCATGGTCGAAGAGGTCCAGGACTATGCGATCTTCATGCTCAATCCGGAAGGGTACATTCAGACCTGGAACGAAGGCGCCGAACGGATCAAAGGCTATCAAGAGGCGGACGTTCTCGGAGAACACCTCTCGCTGTTCTACCCAGAGGACGAGGGGAGCGCCTCCCCCGACGAACTCCTGGCGCAAGCTGCTGCCCAGGGCCGCATCGCCGACGAGGGGTGGCGCATTCGCAAGGATGGCTCCCGATTTTGGGCGAGTGTCGTTATTACCGCCCTCTACGACGACGATGGTGAGCTCCGTGGGTTCGCGAAAATCACACGCGACCTGACAGAACGAAAGCGCCGCGAAGACCGCCTTACTGCCCTCGACGAGATGGGGCGTCACCTTCTCGAGACCGAGACCCCACGGGAGGTGAGTGAAACTGTCATCGACGCGGCGGAGGGTGATCTGGACCTCCCGATCACGTCGATCACTCTCTACGACGACGAGAGCGGAACGCTTCAACCACACGGTCAAACGACTCGCGCTGCACAGGTACAGTCCAACGTCCCATTTCTCAATCCCACGTCCGACTTCCCATGGGAGGTCTTTGGAAACGACGAACCCCTCGTCATCGATGACCTCGCTGATCACCTCGATCGAGAGTCCGATGAGCATCCGGTAACCAGCGGCATCATCACTCCAGTCGGCAAACACGGCGTTTTCATCACCGGCTTCGAGTCAGTTGATACTCCGAGCGACGAGGAGATTGATTTTGTGAAGATTGTCGCGGCGGATCTCGAAGCGGCCTTGAATCACGTCGAACGCCAACAACTCCTCCGCGAACGAGAAGCGACGCTCGAGGAACAGAACGAGTCGCTCACCCGCGTCAACCGGATCAACAGTATCATCCGGACCATCGATCAGGCACTCATCGACGCCTCGACACGCGGGGAGATCGAACAGGCAGTCTGCACCGAATTAGCGGCCTCAGGGCCGTACCGGGTCGCCTGGATCGGCCGTCGAGAGTCGGCCTCCGAGACGTTGACCTCCGTCGCCTGGGCCGGTGCCGACGCCACGTATGGAGACGAGTACGCCATCACCGCCGACGACGGCCCGACGGAGAACCATCCGGCCGGGCTTGCCGCTCAGTCGCACGAATCGCAGACGATACAGGATATTCGGTCAGATCCGCCGTTCGAACCGTGGCGTAAAGAGGCGCTCAAACGGGGCTATCGGTCTCTGATCAGCGTGCCGATTCTCTACGAGGAGTCGCTCTACGGCGTTCTCACGGTCCAGGCTGACCAACCCGAGACCTTCACTGGGATGGAAGCCCAGGTTATCGAGGAACTCGGAGAGACAGTCGCCCACGCGATCAACGCCCTCGAGAGCAAGCAAGCCCTCGTGAGCGACGAGATCGTCGAGCTGGAATTCCAAATCAATGATCTGGAGGTCCCGATTCTCCAGTTGGTCGACTATGCCGACTGCGCGTACGAACTCGATAACGTTCTGTCGCACGAAGACGGGTCTATCAGCGTCTTCTTCACCACTCACGGTGCAGCACCGGCGGTGATCGAAGAGTTCGTCGACCAGTCGTTCGCAGTCTCGGACCTCCGACTCATCACCGAAGACGAAGACGAATGCGTTTTCGAGGCAACGATAACTGAGGAGAGTTTCGTTGCGACGTTGCTCGACCACGGGGCAGTCCCCCAGACGATTACAGCTGAAGAGGGCAACGGGCGGGTAGTCGTCTCGCTTCCGACGCAGGCCGACGTCCGGGAGTTCATCGAGATGCTTCAGTCGAAATATGGCGATTTGGATCTGACAGCCCGCCGAACCCGCGAGCGGACGGCACGGACACCCGACGAGTTCAAGGCCGCGTTCGAAGATAGGATCACCGACCGACAGCGCGAAGTCCTCCAGACGGCGTACTTTAGCGGCTTTTTCGATACCCCCCGGAAGAGTACCGGTGAGGAGATCGGTGATGCGCTGGGTGTGTCACAGCCGACGGTCAATCACCATCTCCGTGCCTGTCAGCGCGAATTGCTCGCGATGCTGTACGACGAATCGTGA